One genomic window of Quercus lobata isolate SW786 chromosome 9, ValleyOak3.0 Primary Assembly, whole genome shotgun sequence includes the following:
- the LOC115959672 gene encoding protein NTM1-like 9 — protein sequence MEKLSLDHLPRGVRFSPKDKEVIELYLKKKITGNDKDTWFIPEIEFYKDEPWDLPMKSGIDTEDQEWFFFTEQSLKHQEDNPKKRKRDQKQERVNRKTKAGFWKSTGTDREIKSGESLIGMKKTLVFHIGTTKGKEKGIGTKWVMHEYSTTQKDFDGRHPGQKAFVFCRLFDNREKSTNGGPAASLDTSSCIEETKSKSSLAPVFPALDVQAETHQTSNQSCYAKIPDEMLSDATAPVQCENASVAEKQEAEMTSSEDEFNVEEFLNNLSPSAFDFYVEEMMFDATAPIQFKNDNFNSEVDQDLEKAPKMFYTHPPEPLDCNLSSVSTITTTTPAVSSPAAAKASLEEAQSMLAPASVSPKLGSEVDNYPWSFRCSPAENSDGITSSSIPPIEDNGYNTCVTKNDVVEKTSDEVEAGWNMFPVTPQPLGCNMLSPLHSQMQADDCLRYKSSSQNNLAFDSETQENMVSAQFDQEYQDMLWLEDIINPKDSPGL from the exons tgaagaagaagatcaCAGGGAATGATAAAGACACTTGGTTTATTCCCGAAATTGAGTTCTATAAAGATGAGCCCTGGGATTTACCAA TGAAAAGTGGAATTGATACGGAGGATCAAGAGTGGTTCTTCTTCACTGAACAGAGCCTGAAGCATCAGGAAGATaatccaaaaaagagaaaaagggatcAGAAACAAGAAAGGGTGAACAGGAAAACCAAGGCTGGGTTCTGGAAATCAACTGGTACAGATAGGGAAATCAAGTCTGGAGAGAGCTTGATTGGAATGAAGAAGACTCTGGTCTTCCATATAGGGACTACTAAGGGAAAAGAGAAGGGAATAGGGACTAAGTGGGTAATGCATGAGTACAGCACAACCCAGAAGGACTTTGATGGAAGGCACCCCGGTCAG AAGGCCTTTGTCTTTTGTCGTTTATTTGATAATCGAGAAAAGAGTACCAATGGTGGACCTGCTGCTTCACTTGATACCTCATCTTGTATTGAAGAAACGAAGTCTAAATCATCGCTAGCTCCTGTATTTCCAGCATTGGATGTGCAAGCTGAAACTcatcaaacaagtaatcaatCTTGTTATGCTAAAATTCCTGATGAAATGTTGTCTGATGCTACAGCACCTGTTCAATGTGAAAATGCTTCTGTTGCAGAAAAACAGGAGGCAGAAATGACATCTTCTGAG GATGAATTTAATGTGGAGGAATTTTTGAATAATCTCTCCCCATCtgcatttgatttttatgtggAGGAAATGATGTTTGATGCTACAGCACCTATTCAATTTAAAAATGACAACTTCAACTCTGAG GTTGACCAGGATTTGGAGAAAGCCCCCAAAATGTTCTACACCCATCCACCAGAGCCATTAGATTGCAACCTTTCCTCCGTATCAACTATAACCACCACTACACCGGCTGTTTCATCTCCTGCCGCAGCTAAAGCTTCTCTTGAAGAAGCACAGTCTATGCTAGCACCAGCTTCAGTGTCACCAAAATTAGGAAGTGAAGTTGACAATTATCCCTGGAGTTTTCGATGTAGTCCAGCAGAAAATTCTGATGGAATAACGTCTAGCAGTATACCACCCATTGAGGACAATGGTTATAACACTTGTGTTACAAAAAATGATGTGGTAGAAAAAACATCTGATGAG GTAGAGGCAGGCTGGAATATGTTCCCTGTCACACCACAGCCACTAGGTTGCAACATGTTATCCCCATTACACTCGCAGATGCAAGCAGATGACTGCCTTCGTTACAAGTCTAGCAGTCAAAATAATCTTGCTTTTGACAGTGAAACCCAGGAAAACATGGTCTCTGCACAG TTTGATCAAGAGTATCAAGATATGTTGTGGCTTGAAGATATCATCAATCCAAAGGATTCACCAGGGTTGTAA